One Prionailurus bengalensis isolate Pbe53 chromosome D3, Fcat_Pben_1.1_paternal_pri, whole genome shotgun sequence genomic region harbors:
- the LOC122470605 gene encoding phosphoglycerate mutase 1: MAAYKLVLIRHGESAWNLENRFSGWYDADLSPAGHEEAKRGGQALRDAGYEFDICFTSVQKRAIRTLWTVLDAIDQMWLPVVRTWRLNERHYGGLTGLNKAETAAKHGEAQVKIWRRSYDVPPPPMEPDHPFYSNISKDRRYADLTEDQLPSCESLKDTIARALPFWNEEIVPQIKEGKRVLIAAHGNSLRGIVKHLEGLSEEAIMELNLPTGIPMVYELDKNLKPIKPMQFLGDEETVRKAMEAVAAQGKAKK, translated from the coding sequence ATGGCCGCCTATAAGCTGGTGCTGATCAGGCACGGCGAGAGCGCTTGGAACCTGGAGAACCGCTTCAGCGGCTGGTACGACGCCGACTTGAGCCCTGCCGGGCACGAGGAGGCGAAGCGCGGCGGGCAGGCGCTGCGAGATGCTGGCTATGAGTTTGACATCTGCTTCACCTCTGTGCAGAAGAGAGCAATTCGGACTCTCTGGACAGTGCTGGATGCCATTGACCAAATGTGGCTGCCTGTAGTGAGGACTTGGCGCCTCAATGAGCGGCACTATGGGGGTCTGACTGGCCTTAATAAAGCAGAAACTGCTGCCAAGCATGGTGAGGCCCAAGTAAAGATCTGGAGGCGCTCCTATGATGTCCCGCCACCTCCGATGGAACCCGACCATCCCTTCTACAGCAACATCAGTAAGGATCGCAGATATGCAGACCTCACTGAAGATCAGCTACCCTCCTGTGAGAGTCTGAAGGACACAATTGCCAGAGCTCTGCCCTTTTGGAATGAAGAAATAGTTCCCCAGATCAAGGAGGGGAAACGGGTCCTGATTGCAGCCCATGGCAACAGCCTTCGGGGCATTGTCAAGCATCTGGAGGGTCTTTCTGAAGAGGCTATCATGGAGCTGAACCTGCCAACAGGTATTCCCATGGTCTATGAATTGGACAAGAACTTGAAGCCCATCAAGCCCATGCAGTTCCTGGGGGATGAAGAGACCGTGCGTAAAGCCATGGAAGCTGTGGCTGCCCAGGGCAAGGCCAAAAAGTGA